The Thermoanaerobaculales bacterium genome contains a region encoding:
- a CDS encoding FAD-dependent oxidoreductase, which yields MTARTADVVICGAGIAGVSAAFQLAVRHSLRDVVLVDERPPLTLTSDKSTEAYRNWWPGPDDAMVGLMNRSIDLLEELAAATGNRFLLNRRGYVYATSDPRRAAAYRTTGERASAQGAGPLRVHGAGTEAPTYVPHRSDAWRDQPQGADLIVDPALIHELFPYLASDVRAVLHTRRCGWLSGQQLGMEQLEQARANGVHLIEGRITAVEVDGGRVGGVRVATPSSEYTIATRCFVNAAGPFLRPVARLLGLDLPVFSELHVKMSFRDHLGVVPRSAPLLIWEDPQRLSWTDEEARLLRESAATRWLTEEMPPGVHMRPEGTEHAIILWPYHVGEVPETFPIELPPGYAEIALRGMTRLVPALEAYLDHLPTPFVDGGYYTKTRENRPLACPLPVAGAFLHGALSGFGLMASSATAELLALHITGGSLPGYAPAFDLRRYDDPAYLRSLELWGTSGQL from the coding sequence GTGACAGCGCGCACCGCCGACGTCGTGATCTGCGGGGCCGGCATCGCCGGTGTCTCCGCCGCCTTCCAGCTCGCCGTCCGCCACAGCCTCCGCGACGTCGTGCTGGTCGACGAGCGGCCGCCGCTGACGCTGACCAGCGACAAGTCGACCGAGGCCTACCGCAACTGGTGGCCGGGACCGGACGACGCCATGGTCGGGCTGATGAACCGCTCCATCGACCTGCTCGAGGAGCTCGCGGCCGCCACCGGCAACCGCTTCCTCCTCAACCGGCGCGGCTACGTCTACGCCACCTCCGACCCGCGGCGAGCGGCTGCCTACCGGACGACCGGCGAGCGCGCCTCGGCGCAGGGCGCCGGTCCACTGCGCGTGCATGGCGCCGGGACCGAGGCCCCAACCTACGTCCCGCACCGGTCCGACGCCTGGCGGGATCAGCCGCAGGGCGCCGATCTGATCGTGGACCCGGCGCTGATCCACGAGCTCTTCCCCTACCTCGCCAGCGATGTCCGCGCCGTCCTTCACACCCGCCGCTGTGGCTGGCTGTCCGGCCAGCAGCTGGGCATGGAGCAACTCGAGCAGGCGCGCGCGAACGGCGTCCACCTGATCGAGGGGCGGATCACCGCGGTCGAGGTCGACGGTGGGCGCGTCGGCGGGGTGCGCGTGGCCACCCCGTCATCGGAGTACACGATCGCGACCCGGTGCTTCGTCAACGCCGCGGGGCCGTTCCTGCGGCCGGTCGCCCGCCTGCTCGGGCTGGACCTCCCGGTCTTCTCCGAGCTCCACGTCAAGATGTCGTTCCGCGACCACCTGGGCGTCGTCCCCCGCAGCGCGCCGCTCCTGATCTGGGAGGACCCCCAACGCCTGTCGTGGACCGACGAGGAGGCGAGGCTCCTGCGGGAGAGCGCCGCCACCCGGTGGCTGACCGAGGAGATGCCGCCCGGCGTCCACATGCGGCCGGAGGGGACCGAGCACGCGATCATCCTCTGGCCGTACCATGTCGGCGAGGTCCCCGAGACGTTCCCGATCGAGCTCCCGCCCGGCTACGCCGAGATCGCCCTGCGCGGCATGACGCGGCTGGTCCCTGCGCTCGAGGCGTACCTCGACCACCTGCCCACCCCGTTCGTCGACGGCGGCTACTACACCAAGACCCGGGAGAACCGTCCGCTGGCGTGCCCGCTCCCGGTCGCCGGCGCGTTCCTCCACGGCGCCCTGTCCGGCTTCGGCCTGATGGCGTCGTCGGCCACCGCGGAGCTGCTCGCGCTCCACATCACCGGCGGTTCGCTGCCGGGCTACGCGCCCGCCTTCGACCTGCGCCGCTACGACGACCCGGCCTACCTGCGCTCGCTCGAGCTCTGGGGGACCTCCGGGCAGCTCTAG
- a CDS encoding lysophospholipid acyltransferase family protein: MTPLRFIRTAFAWAFGCLATVGCTLPALLISRLPGGDPVAHRMARLWGRLCVWGTGCPVRIEGLAHVDLARRYVVMANHQSALDIPVLMAVLPAAWRTVFWAKESLFRVPVLGWAMRMLGHMPIDRVNRRLAGKMLSDTLRQVEDGRSMLVFPEETYGPPGQLLPFQRGGFVFALRSRLDVLPVAVLGTRDALPPGVRRVAPTRLTVRFGEPIATSELAVGDRPLLAERTRAAIEHLCREGHPGHDLPD; this comes from the coding sequence GTGACGCCGTTGCGCTTCATCCGCACCGCCTTCGCCTGGGCCTTCGGATGCCTGGCCACTGTAGGCTGCACCCTGCCGGCGCTGCTGATCTCGCGGCTTCCCGGCGGCGACCCCGTGGCCCACCGGATGGCGCGGCTGTGGGGCCGGCTCTGCGTCTGGGGGACCGGTTGCCCGGTCAGGATCGAGGGCCTCGCCCACGTCGACCTCGCCCGCCGCTACGTCGTGATGGCCAACCACCAGTCGGCGCTCGACATCCCGGTCCTGATGGCGGTGCTGCCGGCGGCGTGGCGCACGGTCTTCTGGGCCAAGGAGAGCCTGTTCCGGGTCCCGGTGCTCGGTTGGGCGATGCGGATGCTGGGCCACATGCCGATCGATCGGGTCAACCGCCGGCTCGCCGGCAAGATGCTCTCGGACACCCTGCGGCAGGTGGAGGATGGCCGGTCGATGCTGGTCTTCCCCGAGGAGACCTACGGACCGCCCGGACAGCTCCTGCCGTTCCAGCGGGGCGGGTTCGTGTTCGCGCTCAGGTCCCGGCTCGACGTGCTGCCGGTGGCCGTTCTCGGCACCCGCGACGCGCTGCCTCCAGGCGTGCGGCGGGTGGCGCCCACACGATTGACCGTCAGGTTCGGGGAGCCGATCGCGACCTCCGAGCTGGCGGTGGGCGACCGGCCCCTGCTCGCCGAGCGGACTCGCGCGGCGATCGAACACCTGTGCCGCGAAGGCCATCCCGGTCACGACCTGCCGGACTGA